A genomic segment from Bufo bufo chromosome 8, aBufBuf1.1, whole genome shotgun sequence encodes:
- the SASH3 gene encoding SAM and SH3 domain-containing protein 3, with amino-acid sequence MLRRKPSNASDKEKKKLSLQRSSSFKDFGKSKISSPGVCDKEFSLETEIPENETPSDAQGAEEGKHSGGKFSKKWRAVISRTMNRKSGKMMMKAMADEMGEHGEQGSMSPISLDGSMDGSFPRKFSDPEDNQHTAVSRQTSSGSELCSPSYMFSNRDSVNLENLAPPYTGPFCGKAKVHTDFTPSPYEKDSLKLRVGDLIDIIEKPPDGTWTGMLKNKVGSFKFIYVDILPEEIENPRKVRRHGRSKKFQPKSLQELLERLNMQEHIATLMLNGYETIEDFKDLKESHLLELNITDPQHVVKLLTAAEVLLDYDTGSDHEEGAETSSLSLNCHLPRDSGCYEGPENLENSRDELDINNVKENFQTLSLDDSIIKKHSESERPEDVTS; translated from the exons CTCTCGTTACAACGTTCCAGCAGTTTTAAGGACTTTGGGAAATCAAAGATCAGCTCTCCAGGAGTATGCGACAAGGAGTTCAGCCTGGAGACGGAG ATCCCTGAAAATGAGACTCCATCTGACGCCCAAGGAGCAGAAGAAGGGAAACACAGCGGAGGCAAGTTCAGCAAGAAATGGCGAGCTGTTATATCTCGGACGATGAATAGGAAGTCAGGGAAGATGATGATGAAGGCGATGGCTGATGAAATG GGAGAACATGGAGAGCAAGGCTCTATGTCGCCAATTTCCCTGGATGGAAGCATGGATGGCAGCTTTCCAAGAAAATTCTCAGATCCCGAGGACAACCAGCACACAGCAGTCAGCAGACAGACCTCTAGCG GCAGTGAGCTGTGCAGTCCTTCCTATATGTTCAGTAACAGAGACAGCGTCAACTTGGAGAACCTCGCCCCTCCATATACTGGTCCCTTCTGTGGAAAGGCCAAGGTCCACACCGACTTCACACCAAGTCCATACGAAAAAGACTCCCTCAAGCTCAGA GTGGGAGACCTCATTGACATCATTGAGAAGCCACCGGATGGCACCTGGACAGGAATGCTTAAGAACAAGGTTGGATCATTCAAGTTCATCTACGTTGATATTCTTCCAGAGGAGATTgagaacccaagaaaagtccggaGACATGGACGGAGCAAAAAATTCCAGCCGAAGAGTTTACAGGAACTACTGGAACGGCTAAATATGCAG GAACATATTGCAACCCTAATGCTCAATGGCTACGAGACGATCGAAGACTTTAAAGATCTGAAGGAGAGTCATCTACTGGAACTGAATATAACTGACCCTCAGCACGTTGTGAAGCTCCTCACCGCGGCGGAAGTCTTGCTGGATTATGACA CCGGCAGTGATCATGAGGAGGGGGCCGAGACGTCATCCTTGAGTCTAAATTGTCACCTTCCCCGAGATTCCGGCTGTTACGAGGGACCCGAGAACCTGGAGAACAGTAGAGATGAGTTGGACATCAACAACGTCAAGGAAAACTTTCAAACATTGTCCTTAGATGACTCTATTATCAAGAAACATTCAGAAAGTGAGCGGCCTGAAGACGTAACCAGCTAA